The Acipenser ruthenus chromosome 25, fAciRut3.2 maternal haplotype, whole genome shotgun sequence genome has a window encoding:
- the LOC117964027 gene encoding transcriptional adapter 3, which yields MSELMDCPLQFHDFKPVDHGKVCPRYTAVLGRSEDDGIGIEELDTMQLELETLLSSASRRLRVLEAETQILTDWQDKKGDKRFLKLGKDAELGTPTKHGKPKKQRLDGKGSHGTGPGPGRPKSKNLQPKIQEYEFTEEPLDAPRIPKNDAPNRFWASVEPYCADITSEEIRVLEELLKPPEDEAEYYKVPPLGKHYSMRWAQEDLLEEQKDGARAAADRKKGMLGALSELDSKDVDFMLKKSESQHEQPEDGTPFGPLTQRLLQALVEENIISPMEDSPIPEVSGKDLGADGASTSPRSQGKAFSVPHTKSLEARIKEELVSQGLLESEDRPAEDSEDEVLAELHKRQAELKALSAHNRARKQELLRLGKEETKRQELRQRVRVSDNEVMDAFRKIMAARQKKRTPTKKEKDQAWKALKERESILKLLDG from the exons ATGAGTGAGCTCATGGACTGCCCCCTGCAGTTCCACGACTTCAAGCCAGTGGACCATGGCAAGGTGTGCCCGCGGTACACGGCCGTGCTGGGCCGCTCCGAGGACGATGGCATCGGCATTGAGGAGCTGGACACCATGCAGCTGGAGCTGGAGACACTGCTGTCCTCCGCAAGCAGGAGGCTCCGAGTGCTGGAGGCAGAGACACag ATCCTGACGGACTGGCAGGACAAGAAGGGCGATAAGCGCTTCCTGAAGCTGGGCAAGGACGCGGAGCTGGGCACGCCCACCAAGCACGGCAAGCCCAAGAAGCAGCGGCTGGACGGCAAGGGCAGCCACGGGACAGGGCCCGGCCCCGGCAGGCCCAAATCCAAGAACCTGCAGCCCAAGATCCAGGAGTACGAGTTCACAGAGGAGCCACTCGACGCACCGCGCATCCCCAAGAACGACGCCCCCAACAG GTTCTGGGCGTCGGTGGAGCCGTACTGCGCTGACATCACCAGCGAGGAGATCCGCGTTCTGGAGGAGCTGCTGAAACCACCCGAGGATGAGGCAGAGTATTACAAG GTGCCTCCGCTGGGGAAGCACTACTCGATGCGCTGGGCTCAGGAGGACCTGCTGGAGGAGCAGAAGGACGGAGCCCGCGCCGCCGCCGACAGGAagaaaggcatgctgggagcACTGTCCGAGCTCGACTCCAAGG ACGTGGACTTCATGCTGAAGAAGTCGGAGTCTCAGCACGAGCAGCCAGAGGACGGCACCCCCTTCGGCCCCCTGACACAGCGCCTCCTGCAGGCCTTAGTGGAG GAGAACATCATCTCCCCCATGGAGGACTCCCCCATCCCCGAGGTGTCTGGGAAGGACTTGGGGGCCGATGGGGCCAGCACCTCCCCCCGCAGCCAGGGCAAGGCATTCAG cgTGCCCCACACAAAGTCCCTGGAGGCGCGGATCAAGGAGGAGCTGGTCTCTCAGGGGCTGCTGGAGTCGGAAGACCGGCCGGCAGAGGACTCGGAGGATGAGGTGCTGGCTGAGCTGCACAAGAGACAGGCGGAGCTGAAAGCACTGAGCGCACACAACCGGGCCAGGAAACAAGAGCTGCTGAG GCTGGGCAAGGAGGAGACGAAGCGTCAGGAGCTGAGGCAGAGGGTGCGCGTCTCCGATAACGAGGTGATGGACGCCTTCCGCAAGATCATGGCGGCGAGACAGAAGAAGCGCACGCCCACCAAGAAGGAGAAGGACCAGGCCTGGAAAGCACTGAAGGAGAGGGAGAGCATCCTGAAACTGCTTGATGGGTAG
- the LOC117962422 gene encoding abasic site processing protein HMCES-like, with the protein MCGRTACTLAPVEVSSACSYRDRHGRIRRPAWRDGDQDKYRPSYNKNPQSNSPVLVSRRHFSKDAASEERVIAAMRWGLVPSWFRESDPSKMQYSTNNCRSDGMMQKKSYKDPLLRGKRCVILADGFYEWKRQDKEKQPYFIYFPQAKRDEEELLGVEGEDSEEWRGWRLLTMAGLFDCWTPPGGGEPLYTYTIITVEASRAMDWVHDRMPAILDGEEAVRQWLDFGAVKSLEAIKLIHPIEALCLHPVSSIVNNCRNNTPECIQPIELGVRKEAKPSASSKMMLNWLKTESPKKEGGAPESPERPPKKQQEGVAKRGSEGLMQAWLRKAESCEPAKKPRTH; encoded by the exons ATGTGTGGCCGCACGGCGTGCACGCTGGCCCCGGTCGAGGTGAGCAGCGCCTGTTCTTATCGTGACCGGCACGGCAGGATCAGACGCCCAGCCTGGAGGGACGGAGACCAAGACAAGTACAGACCTTCCTACAACAAGAACCCGCAGAGCAACAGCCCTGTGCTGGTCTCTCGCAGGCACTTCAGCAAG GATGCTGCGAGTGAGGAGCGTGTGATCGCAGCCATGCGCTGGGGCCTCGTCCCGTCCTGGTTCCGGGAGAGCGACCCCTCGAAGATGCAGTACAGCACCAACAACTGCCGCAGCGACGGGATGATGCAGAAAAAGTCCTACAAG GACCCTCTGTTAAGGGGGAAGCGCTGTGTGATCCTAGCCGACGGCTTCTATGAGTGGAAGAGGCAGGACAAGGAGAAGCAGCCCTACTTCATCTACTTCCCCCAGGCCAAGAGGGACGAGGAGGAGCTGCTG GGTGTGGAGGGAGAGGACTCTGAGGAGTGGAGGGGCTGGAGGCTGCTCACAATGGCCGGCCTGTTTGATTGCTGGACCCCCCCAGGGGGAGGGGAGCCCCTGTACACCTACACCATCATCACTGTGGAGGCCTCCAGGGCAATGGACTGGGTGCACGACAG AATGCCTGCTATCCTGGATGGGGAGGAGGCAGTCAGACAGTGGCTGGATTTCGGAGCGGTCAAATCCCTTGAGGCGATCAAGCTCATTCACCCCATTGAAGCCCTCTGCCTTCACCCGGTCTCCAGCATCGTCAACAACTGCAGAAACAACACCCCAGAGTGCATCCAGCCCATTGAACTGGGGGTGAGGAAG GAAGCAAAGCCGTCCGCCAGCAGTAAAATGATGCTGAACTGGTTGAAAACGGAGTCTCCCAAGAAGGAAGGAGGCGCCCCAGAGTCTCCGGAGCGTCCACCTAAGAAGCAGCAGGAAGGGGTAGCGAAGAGGGGCAGCGAGGGGCTGATGCAAGCCTGGctcaggaaagcagagagctgtgaGCCTGCAAAGAAACCACGAACACACTGA
- the LOC117964041 gene encoding histone H2A type 2-B-like, producing MSGRGKAGGKARAKAKSRSSRAGLQFPVGRVHRLLRKGNYAERVGAGAPVYLAAVLEYLSAEILELAGNAARDNKKTRIIPRHLQLAIRNDEELNKLLGGVTIAQGGVLPNIQAVLLPKKTHTSKK from the coding sequence ATGTCTGGAAGAGGTAAAGCTGGAGGTAAAGCGAGGGCCAAAGCCAAGTCTCGTtcctccagggcaggactgcagttTCCCGTGGGTCGAGTGCATCGCTTGCTGAGGAAAGGCAATTACGCGGAGAGGGTGGGGGCCGGCGCGCCCGTCTATCTGGCCGCGGTTCTGGAGTACCTGTCGGCTGAAATCCTGGAGCTGGCCGGGAacgccgcccgggacaacaagaaaaccagaatcatcccgcgtcacctgcagctGGCCATCAGAaacgacgaggagctcaacaagctgcTAGGAGGTGTGACCATCGCGCAGGGGGGAGTCCTGCCCAATATACAAGCCGTCCTGCTTCCCAAGAAAACACACACCTCCAAGAAATAA
- the LOC117411919 gene encoding histone H1.10: MSAELQETVPAAAAEEAPAAPEKKAVSRAAGAGKKPKSKPASSASSPAKKKKSGKKKTQPGKYSVLVVEALRKLGERSSSLAKIYNEAKKTPWFDQQNGRTYLKYSIKALVQNDSLIQVKGTGANGSFRLNKKKLDALNKKGSSGAPSKTAAAAKKQPAAAKKQQPAEKKGKAKKTPLKKDKKPKASPAGAKKKAAKAGASSAVAKPKKAKASSGSAAKKVKKAKKSAKPSVPKVPKAKKA; this comes from the coding sequence ATGTCTGCCGAGCTGCAAGAAACCGTGCCAGCCGCGGCAGCCGAAGAGGCTCCGGCTGCGCCAGAGAAGAAGGCAGTGTCCAGGGCAGCGGGGGCGGGCAAGAAACCCAAGTCCAAGCCCGCATCGTCCGCTTCTTCTCCGGCCAAGAAAAAGAAATCCGGCAAGAAGAAGACCCAGCCGGGCAAGTACAGcgtcctggtggtggaggcgctgaGAAAACTGGGAGAGAGGAGCTCATCCCTGGCGAAGATCTACAACGAGGCCAAAAAGACGCCCTGGTTCGACCAGCAGAACGGGAGAACCTACCTGAAATACTCCATCAAGGCGCTGGTGCAGAACGACTCCCTGATCCAGGTGAAGGGCACCGGGGCGAACGGCTCCTTCAGGCTGAACAAGAAGAAGCTCGACGCGCTGAATAAGAAGGGGTCCAGCGGCGCGCCGTCCAAGACAGCCGCGGCGGCCAAGAAGCAGCCAGCGGCGGCCAAGAAGCAGCAGCCAGCCGAGAAGAAAGGCAAAGCGAAGAAGACTCCGCTCAAGAAGGACAAGAAGCCCAAAGCCAGCCCGGCGGGAGCAAAGAAGAAGGCGGCCAAAGCTGGCGCCTCCTCCGCCGTCGCCAAGCCCAAGAAAGCCAAGGCGAGCAGCGGCAGCGCAGCCAAGAAAGTGAAGAAGGCGAAGAAATCTGCGAAGCCCAGCGTCCCGAAAGTACCCAAGGCGAAGAAAGCGTGA